CACTTTGGTATTTAGTATTTTCAAATAATTCTAAACCTTTTTTGAATCTCTTATATGGAAGTTCAGGTTCATAATCTCCAAAACTAACATTATCATAAAAGCTTCCTAAAAATTCTATTGTACAAGAAATAACTGAAAAGCAATAAAAAGGTTCAACTTCTTTAATTTTTTCTATTCCAGGAATAAGTATTTGGTCAATATATTCGGATGGTTTGTATTTTTTTGATGCCATAAATATTTATGATGTTTAGTAAAAAGAGGTTATTTGTTTTCTGCGATAACATTCCTTGTAGCGTATGTTATGGGGGGTGTTTTGTCGAAATTAATATTAAACTGCAAATTTTTCACGCTTCTGTTTTTCACGTTTCAGCTACCAAACTTTTTTTAGCCAACATTACTTAACTCAAGTCTGAATCTGTAGAAAACTTTATTGCTTTTATGATTAGTTTATAAATTAAAGTTAATATGATATACGCGAAAAATAGTAAAATTATAATTAATCCAAAAAAGAAAAAGAATCCTAAAGCCATTAGAATAACGTCAATAATTGGATATTTACTAATTAAGATGATATAAATTAAACTTGAAAATATTATTAAATTGCTTAATAATTTTAATTTTTTCGAACCAATTTTTCTGATATGTATGCTAATTAGAAAAAGGGTTAAAAAAATAATTGCAGTGAGAATGAATTCATTTGAAGAACAATGTTTACATATTGCACTACCATTTCCATCATCTGGTTCAAAATAATCCCAACCGTGAGCAAACAAGTTTAAATAAAACAATAAAAACATTATTGACAATACTATTTTATGTTGCTTTCTCATTGGAATTTCTTGATTTTTGATCAAAGGTTTACTAACTTCAAGTTTCTGCTTTTTACACTTCTGTTGGAAATTACTATTTTCACGCTTCTGTTTGTAAAATTCCTGTTGAAACAAATGTTTATTTTCAAATCGGAATTATCTGCTTAATTTAGGCGCAACTCCCGCATAACGTTGTAGCGTATGTTATGTGCCGTAATTTTTTCAGTTGTCATATAAAACATCAAACGTTGTGGATTCAAATTTGTCACGTAACCTATTACCAACAAATTTATTTTTCCAAATAATATTTGTTTCTTCATAGTCTTTTTGACTATAGTCAAGTCCAGAATTTACACGTCCAATCGCGTGAATTGTTATAGGGCTTTTAACATATGAGTTAAGTAATTTATTAATGTCACGATCAATAAGATATGTCTCATAATCATCATTAGAATCTTGATAAGCATTTAGCATATGTTCAATTTGAGTATCTGAAACACAATTTTCCAAAGTTTTAAAATTTTCACAATCATTACAAACTTCAATGATATCTCCAAAGACTTCATAGTATTGATTATTTTCGCTAAATACTAAAATATTGAAAATTTCTCCTTTACAATGTTTGTCAGAGCATCTTTTTATTTTTTGGAGTACTCGAATAGTTTTTGCCTCAATACTTAAAAGTTTATCAAACTCATTAATAAATTTTGTTATTTCTTCTGGAAAATTTTTGAGAACTAAAATATTTTCAAAACTACTTGTAGCATTTGGTGACCAGTTAAATGAACCATTTAAAATTGTTTCATTGTCAATTATTGAAAATTTATGGTGCATATGGTTCGTATTTCTATGCATTTTCAAAAGTCTAATTTCTGCACCTAATTTCACTAATGCATCTATGTAGAACTGATGTGAACGGTTTTGCCAATTATCGGTACAAACAATTTTAAGTTTTGCATTATTTTTTAATACTTCTTTGAAAATCTCAAAGTATTCTCTGAAGTTAATCCAAGCTACAGCAATTAAGACGCTTTTTTTAGCCAGTTTCAGTTCCGTTTCAATAATTGATTTATGATTTTCAAAATGTGATTCTACAGTCATAATATTTTTTCTTTTGTTTATTATATTGGAATTTTGTGCTTTTGTTTTAAAAACGGTCAATTATTTTTCTAAGTTGATAGTCTTTCCGTTTTTTGTAATTATGGCACATAACTTATTTATATGTGTTATAGAATCACACAAAGTCACCTCATAGGTTAGATATGTGTGACAAATGCATTAAAAATTGGGATACGAATGTATAAATAATTTTTTACAAATATTCAAACGCCCTTTTAATTTATTGTAAGTTTTGTATACTCAAATTGGTGGGTATTTCGTTGTTTTGCTGCTGTTATCACTTAATAGTTTCTCTATATACCGTAAATAGGTGCCGCTTTCTAGCAGGTTCGTCGCATAACTGTGAATCCTTTTAGAAATTTCAGATAAAATAAAATCATTTGTCCATTTCGGATTTGCGTTGACATTTATTGTTGCTTTTTTAGCTCATTCTGCTAGTGGGGATCTGATCTCTTTATCCAGAACACAAATTATCTTTTAGTGATTTTGGACATATTACAAACGCAATTTTATAGTTTTATCAGTAAATCAATTTTACTTCTATAACCAGGATGATAAGATGGTACATATCTGATATATCCCATTTCCTGCAATTGCTTAAAATACTTGTGGTATGTGGGTAAAGTATGGATATGCGATAAGGCCATAATTTTGCTTCTGCTAACACTTATAGATTTTTTTTGTCCTTGACGGTATCCTAAATACAGAATAGCACTCAATAGGGCAAAATGCCATACATTCAGTCTGCAGTCATTCTCAATGACAGTTAAATAATCCAATAATTCTCCTAAGTCCATGATTGTCATTCTTCGCCAAACAGCTTTTTCAGGTCGGTCTTATTATAATAATAGGAACCCAATACTTTTTTAAACCTTACTTTTCCTGTCACCCTCAAATTTTGCAGTGAGCCCGCAGACATATCCATCAATTTCCTTACCACCCGGCTTTTGAGCCATTCAGGATCCAGGGATTCTTTCTCACTCGTTTGACTCTCATCTATCATCTTACGAATATCATTTAACAGGAGCAATCCAAATTGCCTCAAGTCATCCTTTGTTACACTATCATTCATCATCTGCCTCTTTTTTAATCTGATTATTAGAATTTAAAAGTACATCAGAACTGACCACACCTTACAGCAGTGTCTTTTCATGGAACTATTTGTCCGGCTGAGTCACCTGCACCAGTGTTTTGTTATTGATGTATTGATGCGGATAATAAAAATAGAAACCACATACCAGAACACTTTCCAATACGAAAAAGGATAAAAAGGCAGCTAAGGTATTATGGACACCCGCCGCATCCCCCGCCAAAAGACTACGGCATAAACGGTTTCCTCCCCTAAAGGGTACCCCTCCAATTATTCCGTTTCCTTTTGGCCTTCCGCAATGTCCATACCTTTTTGTTGCTTTCTTTTTTTCCGTTTTTTCTTTTGGATAAATATTTTTTGAGGCAGGCGGATGAAGAAAAAAAAGACTGTACAACACTAAAAAAAACGATTATGAACATTATTGGAAGAGTGACATCAGATGCGCAGGTACGCAATGTGTCAAACAGCAGACAGGTAGTAAACTTCTCAGTAGCCATCAACGACAGCTACCGAAACAAAGCGGGCGAACAAGTAGAGCAGACAACGTATTTTGACTGCGCTTACTGGATTAGCTCCAAGGTTGCCAAGATACTCACTAAGGGTTCCATTGTGGAACTCACAGGCAGGGTAAGTGCAAGGGCGTGGACAGGCAGTAACGGGGAAGCAAGGGCAGGACTTAATTTCAACACCTCACAGATCAAACTGCACGGGGGCGGTAAAAAATCGGAAACGGTACAGGCTACCACAGGAACAAGTAATGACAAGCCGGAGAACGACCTCCCGTTTTAATTAAGAAGTATTCAAACAATTATCAATTTTTAAATCATTTTATCATGGCACATAATATCAATTTCAACGAGG
The Flavobacterium humidisoli DNA segment above includes these coding regions:
- a CDS encoding single-stranded DNA-binding protein produces the protein MNIIGRVTSDAQVRNVSNSRQVVNFSVAINDSYRNKAGEQVEQTTYFDCAYWISSKVAKILTKGSIVELTGRVSARAWTGSNGEARAGLNFNTSQIKLHGGGKKSETVQATTGTSNDKPENDLPF
- a CDS encoding DNA-binding protein translates to MMNDSVTKDDLRQFGLLLLNDIRKMIDESQTSEKESLDPEWLKSRVVRKLMDMSAGSLQNLRVTGKVRFKKVLGSYYYNKTDLKKLFGEE
- a CDS encoding phospholipase D-like domain-containing protein; protein product: MTVESHFENHKSIIETELKLAKKSVLIAVAWINFREYFEIFKEVLKNNAKLKIVCTDNWQNRSHQFYIDALVKLGAEIRLLKMHRNTNHMHHKFSIIDNETILNGSFNWSPNATSSFENILVLKNFPEEITKFINEFDKLLSIEAKTIRVLQKIKRCSDKHCKGEIFNILVFSENNQYYEVFGDIIEVCNDCENFKTLENCVSDTQIEHMLNAYQDSNDDYETYLIDRDINKLLNSYVKSPITIHAIGRVNSGLDYSQKDYEETNIIWKNKFVGNRLRDKFESTTFDVLYDN